The nucleotide sequence GCAAATGGTGTGAAGAGATGTAAAGGACATCTTTCAGCGAAGCCAGAGAGTAGGGGAGTGCTTTCAGAGAGTGTTCTAATCTAGCTGAAGACAGACACATTTACTCTTTGCAGAGCTCTGTTTACTGGATGAATTGCTTTAAAcagaatctgattttttttttttttttttttttttgaactgtgTGAAGACAAGTACTCTAACTTTCCGCTGATGTCAGCTGGGAGTTGGTGGCTCAGCACACCTAAGGGTTAAATGTCCTGTGTTTCACTGTTAACCTGGGACACTTGTTTCCAGACTCAGGCTAAGGCATTAGTTTGACACTGAGAAATCTGAGCTACTTAATGTAAGTAAACTGTGTTCAAATTGCTTGACCCTTATTACATTTATACTGGGTCAGCAAGCCACTACTTAGCAAGGTGGGATAATCTTGCACTGAGTTTGGGTGACTAACTGtatttgcttttgctttccaCAGACCGACATTCAGAATGGCAGCCTTGTCCACTTTAATCCTCCTTTTGTGTGCTGCTAAAGATGTGATGCCATCCAGTCCTCACTGGAAGCCAACTTGGCCATCTTACAGAGTTCCCGTTATCCTGCCGCAGTCTACCCTGAACTTGGACAAACCACAGTTTGATGCTGAAGCCAGACTGGAAGTGGTATCTCCATGTGGCCCAGCATGCCACAAAAGTTCTCCGCTGCCAACTTACGAAGAAGTGAAGAATTACCTGTCCTATGAAACCTTGTACGCTAACGGCAGCCTCACTGAAACTGAAGTGGGCATATatattctgagcagcagcagcgatgGGTCTCGAGGCAGATCTCGAACTAAGAGGCAGATCTATGGCTATGACAGCAGGTTTAGCATTTTTGGGAAAGATTTCTTGTTGAATTACCCATTCTCCACATCGGTGAAGCTCTCTACAGGTTGCACGGGGACGCTGGTGGCTGAGAAGCATGTTCTTACTGCCGCTCATTGTATCCATGATGGAAAGAGTTACGTCAAAGGGGCTCAGAAACTGCGGGTGGGGTTCCTAAAGCCCAAACAGAAAGATGGCGGCAAAGGGTCCAATATCACCAACTCGGCAATGcctgagaaaatgaaattccaGTGGATCCGAGTGAAACGGACGCATGTCCCCAAAGGATGGATCAAAGGCAATGCCAATGACATTGGCATGGATTATGACTACgccctgctggagctgaagAAGCCACACAAAAGAAAGTTTATGAAGATAGGCGTGAGCCCACCAGCAAGACACCTACCTGGAGGGAGGATTCACTTCTCTGGCTACGACAATGACCGTCCAGGAAACCTGGTTTACCGCTTCTGTGATGTCAAAGATGAAACCTACGACCTGTTGTACCAGCAGTGCGATGCCCAGCCGGGTGCGAGTGGATCTGGGGTATATGTGAGGATGTGGAAGAGGCAGAATCACAAATGGGAGCGAAAAATTATTGGTATATTTTCAGGCCATCAGTGGGTGGACATGAATGGCACCCCACAGGATTTCAATGTAGCTGTTCGCATTACACCCCTCAAATACGCACAGATCTGTTACTGGATCAAAGGCAACTACCTTGACTGCAGGGAAGGATAAAGACAATGAAACTCCTTGAAAGCACTTAATGACTGGTTTTAGTTACTCGTCTGAGGAAAGCCTAGACTTGTGCTGCAAATGCATGTGATCATGTAACATCGGGAGGTGAAATGTAGCTTTTCAAGCCAGCCACCTTGTTCTTaggacagggactgtgtggTGCTATCATTACAGCCTGAAACTGGGGAGAAAGTCTGCTgggtggggaaggagcaggTGGACTTGCTGAATTTGCAGCTGAGCAACTGAAGATTAATTAGGGGCGGATCAGTAAACAGTATGAAAACAGAGCTGTCTCCGAAGAATCTTGTAAAAGGGACGCTGTTGACTATCTCATGCCTAcaatgtttgttttaataaatcCTAGGATTAGTAGAAATGCTTTGATCtgaacttttaaaagaaaatacttctatGCTGTTGGGGGCTGAAGAGGGGCATTTCATGGTGTTTGCAACCCAAACATTACAGCTTTGTGTTCCTGCATGAGAAAAGGGAGTGTGAAAAGGGCAAGGCATGTGCCGTGGGAGATGAATGCCGCACAAATAGCGTGAAGGGTAAATAACCACATAACACTTTTAACTTCCTTTCAGCCTGAGTGATTTGAGGCTTTAATAGTAACATAgttaagaaaaatgctttttgagCAAACAGACCTTGATGTTGCAAGGATTTGACTGTGAAGATGATGTTGGTCATATGATCAGTGCCATTTCATCCTGCTTTGGGAAACATGAATCGCACGTGGGATTAAATTTTTATAGGAGCTGGGACCTATGAAGGAGAAGGATCCCTATGAATATACTAGAAAGCATGTGGGGAATGGGGCTTTTCTGTTTATGACCTACTTAGGTCTTTTAAGGAAAATCTCATGTCAGCAACTCCAATTTTCAGAGGGGAAGCCTGCCTTCAGTCTTGCTGTCTATCTGAattgctgcctgcagagcaggtAAAGGAGAGAGCAGGACAAGCATTCTACCGAGTTTCCCCCTTATTTCTTGAAGATCCTTGCTGTTCTGCCTAATAATACACCACGTAGAGGGACCCTAGACTTATGTCTCTCAGCCATATCCCTTTGACAGTTTAATTTGGGCATCTTGACTAatgtttcctgtgttttcagaaCAGGAATCCTCCTCCCCACCTAGCTGTTGAGTTACAAATAACTCTTGGCAAATGCACAGTTCAGGATTTCTGCAGCTGGAATAGAACCACTTTGTAGGGTGCAGTCCGAGTTTGCTGTGAAGTGATCCTCTGCTGTCTCTTACACATAACAGTGGTACTTTTACTATAGAAGAATTAGAGTTGGAAATAAGAACTGTCTTTTTGGGGTAAAAACAGTGCAGCTGAACACTGTAGCTCAGCAAACAGCATTCATTGGAAGTCAGCATGGTCTCTACAAACAGcctttttttaatggattgtGCCACTGTATTCCAGTAACATGATTGAGCACAGGCTGCCATgccaagattatttttttaagtaggaGGATAGACACCGGCTCCAGTTTCTCTTCCATCCATCACTCACTGACTCCTGAAGCTTCCCAAGTTGCCCATGGTGCTTGGTTGTGGGGCAAATGCAAGTCCCTGGTGAGAAATATCAAAGCTGGGAAGGAGTGAATCCAAGCAGAGCTTCCCTGTGCTATACCAATACAAGGAAAATGTTAATTCAGCTAAGCCTTTTTTACACTCTACTAATTACTATGGCATTTGTAAACATATGCCTGATGGTGCTTTATCTTTGTGGTGGCTTTGGCTCTAGTTCTGACAAACATTTTTGCTGGAGCTGCctatgattattatttttatagaaGCAGTGTACAAAAATGTGGACTCTCATGTGGGTTTTTGGTGCACTCAAATACAAGCAGTTACTAATGCTTTGAAATATGAATAATCACCATATGTACCTGATGgtctttttctgactttttaatttcctttactCTGTGGCTATTATCTGGAGCACTTTTGTTTGAATGTATCACAGTGAATAAAGAAAAGTTATCGAATTTCAATGCAGACATTCTTGTATTTGTGCTGTATTGGGTTGCAATTTCATTTCAGCTACTTATTTGTAAAGACATTCAgataaaaatttattaaaatccttggtgctgtttattttccttccattttcttctgctccCATCTGTTGGAAGTTTTTGGTTTGGtgtattgtttttgttttttggtagGCTTAATTACTTTATACATTTGGATGCTAATAATCAATCTTAGCTTTTGTATGACTCTTGCAGTCCCAAAGCCAGTCATAAGCTCTGATTAGTTGGAGCTGAAAATAACCTGTTAGACTGAAAAGCCACATTGTTTTTATGAACTTCAGGGTAAATAAACTATGGAGGAATGTGAACTAGTCAGTGTAAGGTCATAATTGAGGTCAGtccatcttctttttcttttagttgaTGCAGTATAAAAAAAGTTCCTTTGAGGCCAACAGTGAGACCCCCAGTTTTTAGAGAAACACTGGATGCATAAAGTTTTTTGCTTTGTAATTGCTGCCCATACAACTTTCCTGAGCTCTAATAGTGCATACTACATCATGTGTGCTTGAAAACATCAGTCCTGATTTATTTGACATATTTCCCATCCACTGATCCTGTGTTCTCAGCTGCTTTCTCAGATTGTAGGCTAAGAGCTTTTCATAGAATCAAAGAACCATTTAGGCTGGAGAAGATCTTTAAGATCTTCAAGGGCAGCTGTAAACCTAACACTGCCAGGTCCACCACTAAGCTACACCCTGAAGTGCCACATTTTGATCACATTTTGATGTCTTTTAAAAACCCCTTTTAAAAACGCTCCTGATAGTCAGTCTAAACCTCTGCTGGCACAACTTGACACCATTTCTTCTAGAGCAATGTGAGCaaggtgttttggtttttgtttgtttgtttgtttggttggttggtttttgttgttgtttttggagtggtttttgtttgttttatttttcccctaagaatatATGCAACACAATCAGTGTAATCAGGAGTGGGAGAGTCTGTTCCTGCTGCACACCCTGTGCAAACATTCcagttttggaaagaaaaggaaatctcAGATAACATGGGCAGATTTGTGGTGCTGAAGTTCAGCCCTGTTTCACCTGTGCCCACCAGAGTTGGTGGTAATTTTGCCAGTGTAATCATGTGCAACAAGGTTGGGCATGCTAGACAGGTTTGAAAATTGCATCCCTGAGGATATTTGCTTTGATGCTGCAAAGCAGGCTCTTTTAAAACCAGAACTTCAAAATGTGAGAAAGATAGCTGTGCAGCCAAATTAAGGCTCATCAAGAAAACACAAGTAACTAAATTATATACAGGCATGCCCCTTGAAATTTTATTGTCCAGCCATTGACAGCCTATGATCTGCAGAACAGAATGAAGTGCCTCATTATTCTTGTATATAAAGGCAAGACAGTAGATGGTATAGAGGCACTGTTTTGACTGTGACTGAAAAGGATTAAAGTCTGCTCCTGCATCTGTAAGAGGCTGACATATGAAAAATTTTACTTAATTTGCCATAAATCCCTTGGATAATATTGCTGGAGATGGAAAGTGAGGTCTCGAGACAACACAGACCTTGCTGAGCTCTTCCCCAGCACACACTGAATTTAGCCTACTGAAGACTGCAGAATATCAACCAGTTTCCTTCTCagagaaaaagtgttttccttGCATCTGTAATCATTTTGCAACTGAATTCCCAGGCCTGCCTGTTTAGAGGGCAGCCCTCATCTTAAAGTTGCAGGCGGAACCCCAAGCAAGTATAATACATGCTTGAAAttcttttccatgtttccaCTTAATCTGCCATTTGTTAGCAGGTTTTGGTAGCGTGCCAACGCAATATGCACAGGCCTTGGGAAGAGAAGCTTTCAATGAGTGCATAAAGTATGTTGGGTGGGTAAAagcttctttgctttttctggaagaaaagggaagtgTGGATGGAGAAGAGTAGCAGAGAGTGAAAGGGCAGTGTGATTTGTATCACAGGAGGAGGGTTCCTAGAGGATCAGTTTCGTGGATGTGCATGTGTGCAGGgttttaataaataatactGTTAGTTTCCATTCTTAGCTCTACCAAGTGGAGAAGAAAAACTTAGGAGCTGAAGTAATTTAAGTCTCATCAAAGGAGCACGTTAGTGCCAGCTCTGAAGCCAGAGTGCAGCACAGATGAAATGTTTAGGCTGTGACTTGTCTAATAGATACACAGGAGAAAAGTGACAGTGACATAAACATCAGGAACCTGATCTCCTCCTCCCAGATGATGTTTTTTCCTGTCTTACATGGTGACTATTAGGTTGCACGTGCTTTGTGCCTGCTGGCAAAGGTAGCGTGGGCTTTGATAGGTAAATTATTATACAAGGGAAGAGAAATACCTTAACATGCTCCAAACACTATTATCAACACTGATTATTCCCAGGATAAAATTATCGGTGATGCTTTGGGTGTGGATTGATTTTTAACTAAATGGGCATAGGTTGAGCCATGAAGCAGGCTtgtactgtttgttttttatctaAAGATCTCTAACAGTAATTACATGCTGTggctcggggggggggggggggggggggggggggggggggtggaattGTGAATGTTCCTCTGCAAACTTTTTATGGAcagtgttcattttttttacaagaaattccttttaaaaGATCTGTGCATAAGCAGAGATCTACAAGAACTTAAACACTTCTATTAGTTCACCAAGTAAATAATCATGATATATAATAGTCCATTTAGATACACGTGTAATATGTAATAtctgagatatttttaaatgacattttctCGTTTGCACTCATTTCAGTTTTTGAAATCACCATTTATGCTGATTTGGTGAG is from Cinclus cinclus chromosome 2, bCinCin1.1, whole genome shotgun sequence and encodes:
- the PRSS23 gene encoding serine protease 23 translates to MAALSTLILLLCAAKDVMPSSPHWKPTWPSYRVPVILPQSTLNLDKPQFDAEARLEVVSPCGPACHKSSPLPTYEEVKNYLSYETLYANGSLTETEVGIYILSSSSDGSRGRSRTKRQIYGYDSRFSIFGKDFLLNYPFSTSVKLSTGCTGTLVAEKHVLTAAHCIHDGKSYVKGAQKLRVGFLKPKQKDGGKGSNITNSAMPEKMKFQWIRVKRTHVPKGWIKGNANDIGMDYDYALLELKKPHKRKFMKIGVSPPARHLPGGRIHFSGYDNDRPGNLVYRFCDVKDETYDLLYQQCDAQPGASGSGVYVRMWKRQNHKWERKIIGIFSGHQWVDMNGTPQDFNVAVRITPLKYAQICYWIKGNYLDCREG